One window from the genome of Oryza glaberrima chromosome 3, OglaRS2, whole genome shotgun sequence encodes:
- the LOC127767838 gene encoding uncharacterized protein LOC127767838, with protein sequence MQRRGGLAAPAPAPALALAVLIALTARGADASVHEYSGGGFAPRANSFFFHGGSEGLYASDPTSNSSASFIRFDSVTFRRTQESAGRHEAMQQKTGLVEAIIVEIQDRSKIGGSYLHSDAICCTPELDKEKSCKVGEVIIQPNPDNPDWPKRVQTFFSGRDEEASMVTQVVSINKTGMYYLYFMFCDPQLKGLKITGRTVWRNPQGYLPGKMAPMMTFYGFMSLAYLVLGLLWFLQFVRCWKDILQLHYHITAVIALGMCEMAFWYFEYANFNSTGNRPMAITLWAVTFTAVKKTISRLLLLVVSMGYGVVRPTLGGVTSKVGALGVVYFIASEGLELVENLGNINDFSGKTRLFLVLPVAILDATFIIWIFSSLSRTLEKLQLRRSMAKLELYRKFTNSLALSVLISIAWIGYELYFNATDPLSELWRRAWIIPAFWNVLSYVLLAIICILWSPSRNPTGFAYSEDTADEADEEGLSLVGSAVKGTGDIVNMHVFPEDKRA encoded by the exons ATGCAGCGGCGGGGGGGCCTCGCCGCGCctgcgccagcgccagcgctcGCGCTCGCGGTCCTCATCGCCctcacggcgcgcggcgcggacgCGTCCGTCCACGAGTACTCGGGCGGGGGGTTCGCGCCGCGGGCCAACTCCTTCTTCTTCCACGGCGGCAGCGAGGGGCTGTACGCCTCCGACCCCACCTCCAACTCCTCCGCCTCCTTCATCAG GTTTGACTCTGTCACATTTCGACGGACCCAGGAGTCAGCAGGTAGGCATGAGGCTATGCAGCAAAAGACAGGGTTAGTTGAGGCTATTATTGTTGAGATCCAGGACAGAAGCAAGATTGGTGGTTCTTACTTGCATTCTGATGCAATATGCTGCACTCCTGAGCTCGATAAAGAGAAGTCCTGCAAAGTTGGTGAAGTAATTATACAGCCAAATCCTGATAATCCTGACTGGCCAAAAAGGGTTCAGACATTTTTTAGTGGTAGAGATGAAGAAGCTAGCATGGTCACACAAGTTGTATCTATAAACAAAACAGGGATGTACTACCTCTATTTTATGTTCTGTGATCCACAGCTCAAGGGATTGAAGATTACAGGCAGGACTGTTTGGCGAAACCCACAAGGTTATCTCCCTGGTAAAATGGCTCCAATGATGACATTTTATGGTTTCATGTCGCTTGCATATCTTGTACTTGGACTTCTGTGGTTTCTTCAGTTTGTGCGATGCTGGAAGGATATTTTGCAGCTGCACTACCATATAACAGCTGTTATTGCTCTTGGCATGTGCGAGATGGCTTTCTGGTACTTTGAGTATGCTAACTTCAATTCGACTGGAAACAGACCTATGGCTATAACCTTGTGGGCAGTTACATTTACTGCTGTGAAGAAGACCATATCTCGCCTTCTTTTATTAGTGGTTTCTATGGGATATGGTGTTGTTAGACCCACATTGGGTGGGGTTACATCTAAAGTAGGTGCTCTTGGTGTCGTCTATTTTATTGCTTCGGAAGGTCTTGAACTTGTTGAAAATCTTGGAAACATCAATGACTTCTCTGGGAAAACAAGGTTATTTCTGGTGCTACCTGTTGCCATACTTGATGCTACCTTCATTATCTGGATATTTTCATCACTCTCTCGAACTTTGGAGAAGCTCCAG CTGCGGAGAAGTATGGCAAAACTTGAATTGTATCGGAAGTTTACAAATTCTCTAGCTTTGTCAGTTCTTATCTCTATTGCTTGGATTGGCTATGAG CTATACTTCAATGCAACTGATCCATTGAGTGAGCTATGGCGAAGGGCTTGGATCATCCCTGCGTTTTGGAATGTTCTCTCCTATGTCCTCCTTGCCATCATATGCATCCTTTGGTCTCCGTCTCGCAATCCAACAGG GTTTGCGTATTCGGAGGATACAGCTGACGAGGCTGATGAGGAAGGTCTCTCTCTTGTAGGCAGTGCTGTGAAAGGAACTGGAGACATAGTGAACATGCATGTGTTTCCAGAGGATAAACGTGCATGA
- the LOC127768350 gene encoding uncharacterized protein LOC127768350 gives MAFSSEGGVPAERVAAAVNDLVEVRDGLVRLRGFLPPPPQAEQSSSRPPCAAELMDATMSKLMSAMATLGGSGDIAGEVDAAGRWTSVAESADPMVVRREGESSAGRWVPAPDRPL, from the coding sequence ATGGCGTTCTCGTCGGAGGGCGGCGTGCCGGCagagagggtggcggcggcggtgaacgACCTGGTGGAGGTGCGCGACGGATTGGTGAGGCTGAGGGgcttcttgccgccgccgccgcaggccgagcagtcgtcgtcgcggccgccgtGCGCGGCGGAGCTGATGGACGCGACGATGAGCAAGCTGATGAGCGCGATGGCCACGttgggaggcagcggcgacatCGCCGGGGAGGTGGACGCGGCGGGGAGGTGGACCTCGGTGGCCGAGTCGGCCGATCCGATGGTGGTCAGGCGGGAGGGCGAGAGCTCGGCCGGGAGGTGGGTCCCGGCTCCCGACCGACCCCTGTGA
- the LOC127768179 gene encoding vacuolar-sorting receptor 1-like — MRGPVRWAVVVVVMAMVEAAAGRFVVEKNSLRVTSPEGIKGKYECAIGNFGVPQYGGTLHGWVEYPKSNQKACKSFEDFDISFKSTRSGGRPKFVLIDRGQCYFTTKAWNAQNAGAAAVLVVDDKSEPLITMDNPDDAGTEHLENITIPSVLITKKLGDDLKKSAENGDMVSVLLDWRESLPHPDERVEYEFWTNSNDECGPKCDMQMDFVKSFRGTAQILEKKGYTQFTPHYITWYCPEAFVVSKQCKSQCINHGRYCAPDPEQDFSQGYDGKDVVVQNLHQICVFKAANESGKPWLWWDYVHDFSIRCPMKEKKYTPECAVHVIKSLGLDVEKIKKCVGDPEADEENPVLKAEQDAQIGHDKRGDVTILPTLVINNRQYRGKLDKSAVLKAVCAGFEETTEPAICLSEDVQTNECLENNGGCWQDRDNNVTACKDTFRGRVCECPVVKGVKFVGDGYTNCEASGIGRCEIKNGGCWKETRNGKTISACSNEVSEGCKCPPGFKGDGIKSCEDIDECKEKLYCQCKGCSCENTWGSYECSCGGNNMLYMREHDTCLSKEATSAVGWSFLWVIFFGLVLAGVGAYAVYKYRLRSYMDSEIRAIMAQYMPLDNQEAANQHHVAHAGDDI, encoded by the exons ATGAGGGGGCCGGTGCggtgggcggtggtggtggtggtgatggcgatggtggaggcggcggcggggaggttcGTGGTGGAGAAGAACAGCCTGCGGGTGACGTCGCCGGAGGGGATCAAGGGGAAGTACGAGTGCGCCATCGGGAACTTCGGGGTGCCGCAGTACGGGGGGACCTTGCACGGATGGGTCGAGTACCCCAAATCCAACCAGAAGGCTTGCAAGAGCTTCGAGGACTTCGACATCTCATTCAAGTCAACCCGGTCCGGAGGACGCCCGAAGTTCGTGCTCATCGACCGTGGAC AGTGCTATTTCACAACGAAGGCATGGAATGCACAAAATGCTGGGGCTGCAGCAGTTCTTGTTGTGGATGACAAGTCGGAGCCTTTAATCACAATGGATAACCCAGATGATGCTGGAACAGAGCACCTTGAAAACATCACTATTCCCTCTGTGCTTATAACGAAGAAATTGGGCGATGACCTAAAAAAATCTGCTGAAAATGGTGATATGGTTAGCGTCCTTCTGGACTGGAGAGAATCTCTTCCACATCCTGATGAGCGTGTAGAGTATGAATTCTGGACAAACAGTAACGATGAATGTGGTCCGAAATGTGATATGCAAATGGACTTTGTTAAGAGCTTTAGAGGAACTGCACAAATTCTTGAGAAGAAGGGATACACCCAGTTCACTCCTCATTATATTACATGGTATTGCCCTGAAGCTTTTGTTGTGAGCAAGCAGTGCAAATCACAGTGTATCAATCATGGGAGGTATTGTGCACCAGACCCAGAGCAGGATTTCAGCCAGGGATATGATGGAAAAGATGTTGTGGTTCAAAATCTACATCAAATTTGTGTATTCAAGGCTGCTAATGAGAGTGGGAAGCCATGGTTGTGGTGGGACTATGTGCATGACTTCTCAATTAGGTGCCCTATGAAGGAGAAGAAATACACACCTGAATGTGCTGTTCATGTTATTAAGTCACTCG GGTTGGATGTTGAGAAGATAAAGAAGTGTGTTGGAGATCCTGAAGCTGATGAGGAAAACCCTGTTCTGAAGGCAGAACAAGATGCCCAA ATTGGTCATGATAAACGAGGAGATGTGACAATACTGCCAACCCTTGTCATCAACAACAGGCAATATCGAG GTAAGTTGGACAAATCTGCCGTGCTCAAAGCAGTCTGCGCAGGATTTGAGGAGACAACTGAGCCTGCTATTTGTTTGAGCGAAG ATGTTCAAACAAATGAGTGTTTGGAAAATAACGGAGGTTGCTGGCAAGATAGGGATAATAATGTTACTGCATGCAAG GACACCTTCCGTGGGCGTGTTTGTGAATGTCCCGTTGTGAAAGGTGTAAAGTTTGTTGGTGATGGGTACACCAATTGTGAAG CTTCTGGCATTGGTAGGTGCGAAATTAAAAATGGAGGATGCTGGAAAGAAACTAGAAATGGCAAGACAATATCTGCCTGCTCA AATGAAGTATCTGAAGGCTGCAAATGTCCACCAGGTTTCAAGGGTGATGGAATAAAAAGTTGTGAAG ATATCGATGAATGCAAGGAAAAACTTTACTGTCAGTGCAAGGGCTGCAGCTGTGAGAATACATGGGGTAGCTATGAGTGCAGTTGTGGCGGTAACAACATGTTATACATGAGAGAGCATGACACTTGTCTCA GCAAGGAGGCTACGTCAGCTGTTGGCTGGAGTTTTCTGTGGGTTATTTTCTTTGGACTTGTTCTTGCTGGGGTCGGAGCATATGCGGTGTATAAATACAGGCTACGG AGCTACATGGATTCGGAGATTCGCGCTATCATGGCCCAGTACATGCCTTTGGATAACCAAGAAGCAGCTAACCAACATCATGTCGCGCATGCTGGTGATGATATTTGA
- the LOC127768178 gene encoding probable LRR receptor-like serine/threonine-protein kinase IRK codes for MRALVVLVGLACLAFVAEAKGGGAASAAALDDDVLGLIVFKADVVDPEGRLATWSEDDERPCAWAGVTCDPLTGRVAGLSLAGYGLSGKLGRGLLRLESLQSLSLSGNNFSGDLPADLARLPDLQSLDLSANAFSGAIPDGFFGHCRNLRDVSLANNAFSGDVPRDVGACATLASLNLSSNRLAGALPSDIWSLNALRTLDLSGNAITGDLPVGVSRMFNLRSLNLRSNRLAGSLPDDIGDCPLLRSVDLGSNNISGNLPESLRRLSTCTYLDLSSNALTGNVPTWVGEMASLETLDLSGNKFSGEIPGSIGGLMSLKELRLSGNGFTGGLPESIGGCKSLVHVDVSWNSLTGTLPSWVFASGVQWVSVSDNTLSGEVFVPVNASSMVRGVDLSSNAFSGRIPSEISQVITLQSLNMSWNSLSGSIPPSIVQMKSLEVLDLTANRLNGSIPATVGGESLRELRLAKNSLTGEIPAQIGNLSALASLDLSHNNLTGAIPATIANITNLQTVDLSRNKLTGGLPKQLSDLPHLIRFNISHNQLSGDLPPGSFFDTIPLSSVSDNPGLCGAKLNSSCPGVLPKPIVLNPDSSSDPLSQPEPTPNGLRHKKTILSISALVAIGAAVLITVGVITITVLNLRVRTPGSHSAAELELSDGYLSQSPTTDVNSGKLVMFGGGNPEFSASTHALLNKDCELGRGGFGTVYKTTLRDGQPVAIKKLTVSSLVKSQDEFEREVKMLGKLRHRNLVALKGYYWTPSLQLLIYEFVSGGNLHKQLHESSTANCLSWKERFDIVLGIARSLAHLHRHDIIHYNLKSSNILLDGSGDAKVGDYGLAKLLPMLDRYVLSSKVQSALGYMAPEFACRTVKITEKCDVYGFGVLVLEILTGRTPVQYMEDDVIVLCDVVRAALDEGKVEECVDERLCGKFPLEEAVPIMKLGLVCTSQVPSNRPDMSEVVNILELIRCPQDSPETELG; via the exons ATGCGGGCTCTGGTGGTGCTGGTTGGCTTGGCCTGCCTCGCCTTCGTGGCGGAGgccaagggcggcggcgcggcctcggcggcggcgctggacgaCGACGTGCTGGGGCTGATCGTGTTCAAGGCCGACGTGGTGGACCCGGAGGGGCGGCTCGCGACGTggagcgaggacgacgagcgGCCGTGCGCGTGGGCCGGTGTCACCTGCGACCCGCTCACCGGCCGCGTCGCTGGGCTCTCCCTCGCCGGCTACGGCCTCTCCGGCAAGCtcggccgcggcctcctccgcctcgagTCGCTCCAGTCCCTCTCGCTCTCCGGCAACAACTTCTCCGGCGACCTCCCCGCCGACCTCGCCCGCCTCCCGGACCTCCAGTCGCTGGACCTCAGCGCCAACGCCTTCTCGGGCGCCATCCCGGACGGCTTCTTCGGCCACTGCCGCAACCTCCGCGACGTCTCCCTGGCCAACAACGCCTTCTCCGGCGACGTCCCGCGCGACGTCGGCGCGTGCGCCACGCTCGCGTCGCTGAACCTGTCCTCcaaccgcctcgccggcgcgctgCCGAGCGACATCTGGTCACTGAACGCCCTGCGCACGCTGGACCTCTCCGGCAACGCCATCACCGGCGACTTGCCGGTCGGCGTCAGCAGGATGTTCAACCTGCGGTCTCTGAACCTGCGGAGCAACCGCCTCGCAGGCAGCCTCCCCGATGACATTGGGGATTGCCCGCTGCTGAGGTCAGTGGACCTCGGCTCCAACAACATCTCCGGCAACCTGCCGGAGTCGCTGCGGAGGCTCTCCACTTGCACATACCTTGACCTGAGCTCAAACGCGCTCACCGGCAATGTTCCAACTTGGGTTGGAGAAATGGCAAGCTTGGAGACGCTTGATTTGTCCGGGAACAAGTTTTCCGGGGAGATTCCGGGGTCGATTGGCGGGTTGATGTCATTGAAGGAGCTGAGGCTGTCGGGGAATGGGTTCACCGGTGGCTTGCCGGAGTCAATTGGTGGATGCAAGAGCCTAGTGCATGTTGATGTGAGCTGGAATTCCCTGACCGGCACCCTGCCTTCCTGGGTCTTTGCTTCCGGCGTGCAGTGGGTATCGGTGTCGGACAACACCTTGAGTGGAGAGGTGTTTGTACCTGTGAATGCATCTTCGATGGTTCGAGGTGTGGATTTGTCGAGCAATGCGTTTTCAGGAAGGATCCCATCTGAAATCTCCCAGGTGATCACCTTGCAGTCACTGAACATGTCCTGGAACTCGCTGTCTGGGAGTATTCCGCCGAGCATTGTGCAGATGAAGTCACTTGAGGTGCTTGATTTGACTGCGAACAGGCTCAATGGAAGCATTCCAGCTACTGTTGGAGGAGAGTCATTGAGAGAGTTGAGGCTGGCGAAGAACTCCCTTACTGGAGAAATCCCAGCACAGATTGGCAATCTCTCTGCCCTTGCATCACT GGATCTCTCACACAACAACCTGACAGGCGCAATTCCGGCAACAATAGCCAACATCACCAACCTGCAGACTGTTGATCTTTCTCGGAACAAGCTCACTGGTGGTCTACCAAAGCAGCTCTCTGACCTGCCTCACCTTATACGCTTCAATATTTCACATAATCAGCTCTCTGGGGATCTCCCTCCTGGGAGCTTTTTTGACACTATCCCCCTCTCATCAGTGTCTGACAACCCTGGCCTTTGTGGTGCAAAGCTAAATTCTTCTTGTCCTGGTGTGTTACCAAAGCCAATTGTGCTGAACCCAGACTCTTCTTCGGATCCACTATCACAACCCGAGCCTACACCAAATGGCCTACGTCACAAGAAAACTATACTAAGCATCTCAGCCCTTGTCGCAATTGGTGCTGCTGTTCTCATTACTGTTGGTGTCATAACCATTACAGTTCTCAACCTTCGAGTGCGCACTCCAGGCTCTCATTCTGCTGCTGAGCTAGAACTCTCTGATGGATATCTCAGCCAGTCCCCCACAACTGATGTGAATTCAGGCAAGCTTGTCATGTTTGGAGGCGGTAATCCAGAATTCAGTGCTAGTACCCACGCTCTCCTGAACAAGGACTGTGAGCTTGGTCGTGGTGGGTTTGGCACTGTCTATAAGACTACTCTGCGAGATGGCCAACCTGTCGCCATCAAGAAACTGACTGTGTCTAGCTTGGTTAAATCTCAAGATGAGTTTGAGAGAGAAGTGAAGATGCTAGGCAAGCTACGCCACCGCAACCTTGTTGCGCTCAAGGGATATTATTGGACACCATCACTTCAGCTTCTTATATATGAGTTTGTTTCTGGGGGTAACTTACATAAACAACTGCATGAATCATCCACTGCAAATTGTCTTTCATGGAAAGAGAGGTTTGATATAGTTCTTGGCATTGCAAGAAGCCTGGCCCATCTCCACCGCCATGACATTATCCACTACAATCTGAAGTCAAGCAACATTCTGCTTGATGGATCAGGCGATGCCAAGGTGGGGGACTACGGATTGGCAAAGCTTCTGCCGATGTTGGATCGGTATGTTCTAAGCAGTAAGGTCCAGAGTGCACTTGGTTACATGGCACCAGAGTTTGCGTGCAGGACTGTGAAGATCACTGAAAAGTGTGACGTGTATGGATTTGGAGTTCTTGTCCTTGAGATATTGACAGGGAGGACGCCGGTGCAGTACATGGAAGATGATGTTATTGTGCTTTGCGATGTGGTAAGGGCTGCTTTGGATGAAGGGAAGGTGGAAGAGTGTGTTGATGAGAGGCTCTGCGGAAAATTTCCGCTAGAGGAGGCTGTTCCAATCATGAAACTTGGTCTAGTGTGCACTTCTCAGGTTCCTTCCAATAGGCCAGACATGAGTGAGGTGGTGAACATACTGGAGTTGATCAGATGCCCCCAGGATAGCCCTGAAACTGAATTAGGTTAA